From the genome of Amycolatopsis sp. NBC_01488, one region includes:
- a CDS encoding Crp/Fnr family transcriptional regulator: MSGHDDTGEGALLAYLADADREYLLGRGTRRRFRANDVVLMEGDPSDHVHVLVSGWVRVSTIVEDGREVLFGLRGPGEVLGDLAAVTGRPRSASVRAIEPCTVFQLTGAEFVDVLHTRPEIAIATIKTVAARLRNAESARVDSAAFDVSRRVAVVLVRLAEEHGRRVPEGVLIEAAFSQEDIGAQIGAARRTVARALRVLRERGIVETGRRRILIREPRVLRAFARSEPNGTHRP, from the coding sequence ATGAGCGGGCACGACGACACGGGCGAGGGCGCACTTCTGGCTTACCTCGCCGACGCCGACCGCGAGTACCTGCTCGGCCGGGGCACCCGCCGCCGGTTCCGGGCCAACGACGTCGTGCTCATGGAGGGCGACCCGTCCGACCACGTCCACGTGCTGGTTTCCGGCTGGGTGCGCGTTTCCACGATCGTCGAAGACGGCCGCGAGGTGCTCTTCGGCCTGCGCGGCCCCGGCGAGGTGCTCGGCGATCTCGCCGCCGTGACCGGGCGGCCGCGATCGGCGTCGGTGCGCGCGATCGAGCCCTGCACCGTCTTCCAGCTGACCGGCGCGGAGTTCGTCGACGTCCTGCACACCCGGCCGGAGATCGCCATCGCGACGATCAAGACGGTCGCGGCGCGCCTGCGCAACGCCGAATCGGCCCGGGTCGACTCCGCCGCCTTCGACGTCAGCCGCCGCGTCGCGGTGGTCCTGGTCCGGCTGGCCGAGGAGCACGGCAGGCGCGTCCCGGAAGGCGTGCTCATCGAGGCCGCGTTCTCGCAGGAGGACATCGGCGCACAGATCGGGGCGGCCCGGCGTACCGTCGCCCGGGCGTTGCGCGTGCTGCGGGAGCGGGGGATCGTCGAGACCGGCCGCCGCCGGATCCTCATCCGCGAGCCGCGCGTCCTGCGGGCCTTCGCCCGTTCTGAGCCAAACGGCACACACCGCCCGTGA
- a CDS encoding Na+/H+ antiporter translates to MHIAAEIVALVVTVLVVSAVARRLDWPAPLCLIVVGVGASYVPGVPEYHLDPEVVLLGLLPPLLYSAAIQTSLVDFRKNRGAIGLMSVGLVVFTTLGVGLVAWAVIPGLPLAGGLALGAVVAPPDAVAASVVARRVGMPRKLIRLLEGESLFNDAAALVALRTAIAALAGSVSLWQVGADFFRAAIGGAVVGLVVGFAAAFVRARLNEPVLDTALSFAVPFIAYIPAEAIHGSGVLAVVIAGLILGHKAPQILSGSTRLASRLNWQTIQFLLENMVFLLIGLQLRRILAEVGESGVSLPMLAWICVAVLAATILTRVLWMIGIGTVKRLKRRLRPSKPRKKIWPWRYSAVISWAGMRGVVTLAAAFVLPADTPQRAVLVLAAFVVVAGTLAVQGMTLPPLIRRLRLPRPDPAEDALQEAAVLHDMTRAALAKLEEIRQPDDPPEIIQRLRERLQHRADSAWERLGRQSALAETPSDAYRRLRLELLDVERRQFLKARDTGSADDDVLRKVLERLDIEESMLDRDEEEPGIEGRELRTPAATAGSCKHLAHEWTEKEPSSKDTCAACIEEGTTWVHLRMCLKCGNVACCDSSPRRHATRHFHESRHPVMRSFEPGETWRWCFVDKQLG, encoded by the coding sequence GTGCACATAGCGGCAGAGATAGTGGCGCTGGTCGTGACGGTCCTCGTCGTCAGCGCCGTGGCGCGGCGGCTGGACTGGCCCGCCCCGCTGTGCCTGATCGTCGTCGGCGTCGGCGCGTCGTACGTCCCCGGCGTGCCGGAATACCACCTCGACCCCGAGGTCGTGCTGCTCGGCCTGCTCCCACCGCTGCTGTACTCGGCGGCCATCCAGACGTCGCTGGTCGACTTCCGGAAGAACCGCGGGGCGATCGGGCTGATGTCGGTCGGACTGGTGGTGTTCACCACGCTCGGCGTCGGCTTGGTCGCGTGGGCCGTGATCCCGGGCCTCCCGCTGGCCGGCGGCCTCGCGCTCGGCGCCGTCGTCGCGCCGCCGGACGCCGTCGCCGCCAGCGTCGTCGCCCGCCGGGTCGGCATGCCGCGCAAGCTGATCCGGCTGCTCGAAGGCGAGAGCCTGTTCAACGACGCCGCCGCGCTGGTCGCCCTGCGCACGGCCATCGCGGCGCTGGCCGGGTCGGTCAGCCTGTGGCAGGTCGGCGCCGACTTCTTCCGCGCGGCCATCGGCGGGGCCGTGGTCGGGCTCGTCGTCGGGTTCGCCGCCGCGTTCGTCCGTGCCCGGCTGAACGAGCCGGTGCTCGACACCGCGCTGTCGTTCGCCGTGCCGTTCATCGCCTACATCCCGGCCGAGGCGATCCACGGCTCCGGCGTGCTCGCGGTCGTCATCGCCGGGCTCATCCTCGGGCACAAGGCCCCGCAGATCCTCTCCGGCTCCACGCGCCTGGCGTCGAGGCTGAACTGGCAGACCATCCAGTTCCTGCTGGAGAACATGGTCTTCCTGCTGATCGGCCTGCAGTTGCGGCGGATCCTCGCCGAAGTCGGCGAGAGCGGCGTGTCGCTGCCGATGCTCGCCTGGATCTGCGTCGCCGTGCTCGCCGCGACGATCCTCACCCGCGTGCTGTGGATGATCGGGATCGGCACGGTGAAGCGCCTGAAGCGGCGTCTGCGGCCGTCGAAGCCCCGGAAGAAGATCTGGCCGTGGCGCTACTCGGCGGTGATCTCCTGGGCCGGCATGCGCGGGGTGGTCACGCTCGCCGCGGCGTTCGTGCTGCCCGCGGACACCCCGCAGCGGGCCGTGCTGGTGCTCGCGGCGTTCGTCGTCGTGGCCGGCACGCTGGCCGTGCAGGGCATGACGCTGCCCCCGCTGATCCGGCGCCTGCGCCTGCCGCGGCCGGACCCGGCGGAGGACGCGCTGCAGGAGGCGGCCGTCCTGCACGACATGACCCGCGCGGCGCTGGCCAAGCTCGAGGAGATCCGGCAGCCCGACGACCCGCCGGAGATCATCCAGCGCCTGCGCGAGCGGCTGCAGCACCGCGCCGACTCGGCGTGGGAGCGGCTCGGCAGGCAGAGCGCGCTGGCCGAGACGCCGAGCGACGCCTATCGCCGCCTGCGGCTCGAGCTGCTCGACGTCGAGCGCCGCCAGTTCCTCAAGGCCCGCGACACCGGCAGCGCCGACGACGACGTCCTGCGCAAGGTCCTGGAGCGGCTCGACATCGAAGAGTCCATGCTGGACCGGGACGAGGAAGAACCCGGCATCGAAGGCCGCGAACTGCGCACGCCGGCGGCGACGGCGGGTTCGTGCAAGCACCTGGCCCACGAGTGGACCGAGAAGGAGCCCAGCTCGAAGGACACCTGCGCCGCCTGCATCGAGGAAGGGACGACGTGGGTGCACCTGCGGATGTGCCTGAAGTGCGGCAACGTCGCGTGCTGCGACTCGTCGCCGCGCCGGCACGCCACCCGGCACTTCCACGAGTCGCGCCACCCGGTGATGCGCAGCTTCGAGCCGGGCGAGACCTGGCGATGGTGTTTCGTGGACAAGCAACTCGGCTAA
- a CDS encoding histidine phosphatase family protein, which translates to MSTPEQEIEYRQHRFSPPPGATEIFLVRHGESAPARGDNPFVLVDGQADPDLAPEGRDHAQRVGVRLAGERIDAIYVTTLRRTAQTAAPLAEKLGLTPVVEPDLREIHLGDWENGLFRKYTAEGHPIVERLWSEQRWDVIPGAESDERFGARLRAALKRIAAAHPDQRVAVFTHGGVIGEVFAQAGRSVERFAFLGADNGSISHLVLHGDHWIIRRFNDTGHLATPLG; encoded by the coding sequence ATGAGCACGCCCGAGCAGGAGATCGAGTACCGCCAGCACCGCTTCAGCCCGCCACCGGGTGCGACCGAGATCTTCCTGGTCCGGCACGGCGAATCGGCCCCGGCCCGCGGGGACAACCCCTTCGTCCTGGTCGACGGCCAGGCCGACCCCGACCTCGCGCCGGAGGGCCGCGACCACGCCCAGCGCGTCGGCGTCCGGCTGGCGGGCGAGCGGATCGACGCGATCTACGTGACGACCCTGCGGCGCACGGCGCAGACCGCCGCGCCACTGGCGGAGAAGCTCGGGCTGACCCCGGTCGTCGAGCCGGACCTGCGCGAGATCCACCTCGGCGACTGGGAGAACGGCCTCTTCCGGAAGTACACGGCCGAAGGCCACCCGATCGTCGAGCGGCTGTGGAGCGAGCAGCGCTGGGACGTCATCCCCGGCGCGGAGTCCGACGAGCGGTTCGGCGCCCGGCTGCGCGCCGCGCTGAAGCGGATCGCCGCCGCCCACCCGGACCAGCGGGTCGCCGTGTTCACCCACGGCGGCGTGATCGGCGAGGTGTTCGCCCAGGCCGGGCGGTCGGTCGAGCGGTTCGCGTTCCTCGGCGCCGACAACGGCTCGATCTCGCACCTGGTGCTGCACGGCGATCACTGGATCATCCGGCGCTTCAACGACACCGGGCACCTGGCTACGCCGCTCGGCTGA
- a CDS encoding AMIN-like domain-containing (lipo)protein, with product MSRPVRRALVAVTLLLAGTLATAASAQAAAPTIPAMTNIRTGNNTGFDRVVLDLTAGPAPTVGYQLTDELTADPSGEVVWLTGQYFVNVGATLAAAHDVNGNPTYTGPQKFRTRNLANVMAVAVTGDFEGHLSIGLGVRSRTAVNVFTLTAPNRVVIDVAH from the coding sequence ATGTCCAGACCCGTGCGACGCGCACTCGTCGCTGTCACCCTGCTGCTCGCCGGCACTCTCGCGACCGCCGCGTCGGCGCAAGCGGCCGCTCCCACCATCCCGGCCATGACGAACATCCGGACCGGGAACAACACCGGCTTCGACCGGGTCGTGCTCGACCTCACCGCCGGGCCCGCGCCCACGGTCGGCTACCAGCTGACCGACGAGCTCACCGCGGACCCGAGCGGCGAGGTCGTCTGGCTCACCGGGCAGTACTTCGTCAACGTCGGCGCGACACTCGCCGCCGCGCACGATGTCAACGGGAATCCCACCTACACCGGGCCGCAGAAGTTCCGGACGCGGAACCTGGCCAACGTCATGGCCGTCGCCGTCACCGGGGACTTCGAGGGGCACCTCTCGATCGGGCTCGGGGTGCGGTCGCGGACCGCGGTGAACGTCTTCACGCTCACCGCGCCCAACCGCGTCGTCATCGACGTCGCCCACTGA
- a CDS encoding DUF1684 domain-containing protein, whose product MSTFTSEWQDWKTQREEDLAAPHGWLALVSLDWLTDAPREYPGIPGRWWQDADAAYVDPAGASLTHEGSPITETRRFELVNSGAGTRVLAGDVEIEVARRSGYLIRVHDPKAEVLRAFHGVPAYEPSPSWVVSGRFEPFDSPRPTTVGAVVEGLSHVYTAPGVVHFSHGGSSHTLTAFNGKDGGFSILFTDGTSGVTTYAANRSLPVGAPAPDGSVTLDFNRAVNLPCAFTDFATCPLPPAGNHLPFAVEAGEKIPYERG is encoded by the coding sequence ATGAGCACGTTCACGAGCGAGTGGCAGGACTGGAAGACGCAGCGCGAGGAGGACCTCGCGGCACCCCACGGCTGGCTGGCGCTGGTGTCGCTCGACTGGCTGACCGACGCCCCGCGCGAGTACCCGGGCATCCCCGGCCGCTGGTGGCAGGACGCGGACGCGGCGTACGTCGACCCGGCCGGCGCGTCGCTGACGCACGAGGGTTCGCCGATCACGGAGACCCGCCGGTTCGAGCTGGTCAACAGCGGCGCGGGCACGCGGGTGCTGGCCGGCGACGTCGAGATCGAGGTCGCCCGCCGCTCGGGGTACCTGATCCGCGTGCACGACCCGAAGGCCGAGGTGCTGCGCGCGTTCCACGGCGTCCCGGCGTACGAGCCTTCGCCGTCGTGGGTGGTCTCGGGGCGCTTCGAGCCGTTCGACTCGCCGCGGCCGACGACCGTGGGCGCGGTGGTGGAGGGCCTGAGCCACGTCTACACGGCGCCGGGCGTGGTCCACTTTTCGCATGGCGGCTCGTCCCACACGTTGACGGCGTTCAACGGCAAGGACGGCGGCTTCAGCATCCTGTTCACGGACGGGACGAGCGGCGTCACGACGTACGCGGCGAACCGGTCGCTGCCGGTCGGGGCGCCGGCGCCCGACGGATCGGTGACGTTGGACTTCAACCGGGCAGTGAACCTGCCGTGCGCGTTCACGGACTTCGCGACGTGCCCGCTGCCGCCGGCGGGCAACCACCTGCCGTTCGCGGTGGAGGCGGGGGAGAAGATCCCGTACGAGCGCGGGTGA
- a CDS encoding YchJ family protein, translating to MPPASCPCGLTESYAACCGRFHDGSLAAPTAELLMRSRFSAFAVGDTAYLLRTWHPDTRPRHLSLDPRQEWTRLEILGRTGGGLLHAEGTVEFRAHYRRRGQDGFQEENSRFRRADGQWAYLDAEA from the coding sequence ATGCCTCCCGCTTCGTGCCCGTGCGGCCTGACCGAGTCCTACGCCGCCTGCTGCGGCCGGTTCCACGACGGCTCCCTCGCGGCGCCCACGGCCGAGCTGCTGATGCGCTCGCGGTTCAGCGCGTTCGCCGTCGGGGACACCGCCTACCTGCTGCGCACCTGGCACCCGGACACCCGCCCGCGCCACCTGAGCCTCGACCCGCGCCAGGAGTGGACGCGGCTGGAGATCCTCGGCCGCACCGGCGGCGGGCTGCTGCACGCCGAAGGCACGGTCGAGTTCCGCGCCCACTACCGCCGCCGCGGGCAAGACGGCTTCCAGGAGGAGAACAGCCGCTTCCGCCGCGCCGACGGCCAGTGGGCCTACCTCGACGCGGAAGCCTGA
- a CDS encoding carboxylesterase/lipase family protein, whose translation MTTVETAAGALRGSERDGVRTFLGVPYAEPPVGELRFRAPRPAPPWSGVRDATRWAARAPQPELTGRGFTGDEDCLYLNVYAPATPGSYPVLVWIHGGGGVLGAPHQFDASAYARRGVVVVAVAYRLGVLGMLHLPGVADSNLSLRDQVAALEWVRDNAAAFGGDPGRVTLAGQSNGGRTVGTLLAVPATRGLVHQAIVQSGTGVGSVVHTPAEGSAIASAVLSELDAAPSDLATLPVKKILQAQQRVSAVSGTKVTYRVVVGDELLPSRPLDSVRDVPLLIGTTADEEDLFSWLQSGGAKLLGVGSTMLDASAVDKAVAAYAELLPDWPEDQVRNRALTAGDWWIPAIRFAERQPDAWMYRLDWRIAPRGTGLGAPHGLDLPLVFDDIRNKNWRFLFAGRTFPAERLQSVATEMIGAWVRFIATGDPGWPRYTTADRVTRIFDDVSTTVSDPDRAQRLLWMS comes from the coding sequence GTGACGACGGTGGAGACCGCGGCCGGCGCCCTGCGCGGGTCCGAACGCGACGGAGTCCGGACGTTCCTGGGCGTGCCCTACGCCGAACCGCCGGTGGGGGAGCTGCGGTTCCGCGCGCCCCGCCCGGCGCCGCCGTGGTCCGGCGTGCGCGACGCGACGAGGTGGGCGGCCCGGGCGCCGCAGCCGGAGCTGACCGGCCGCGGCTTCACCGGCGACGAGGACTGCCTCTACCTGAACGTGTACGCCCCGGCCACGCCCGGCTCGTACCCCGTGCTGGTCTGGATCCACGGCGGGGGCGGCGTGCTGGGCGCGCCGCACCAGTTCGACGCGTCGGCGTACGCCCGGCGAGGCGTCGTCGTGGTGGCCGTCGCCTACCGGCTCGGCGTGCTCGGCATGCTGCACCTGCCCGGCGTCGCCGACTCCAACCTGTCCCTGCGCGACCAGGTCGCCGCGCTGGAGTGGGTGCGGGACAACGCCGCCGCGTTCGGCGGCGACCCGGGCCGCGTGACGCTGGCCGGGCAGTCCAACGGCGGCCGCACGGTCGGGACGCTGCTGGCCGTGCCCGCCACGCGTGGGCTCGTCCACCAGGCGATCGTGCAGAGCGGCACCGGCGTCGGCTCGGTCGTGCACACCCCGGCCGAGGGTTCGGCGATCGCTTCGGCGGTCCTTTCCGAACTGGACGCTGCCCCGAGTGACCTCGCCACCCTGCCGGTGAAGAAGATTCTTCAAGCGCAGCAACGGGTTTCGGCGGTCTCCGGGACCAAGGTGACTTATCGCGTGGTCGTCGGCGACGAGCTGCTGCCGTCGCGCCCGCTGGACAGCGTCCGTGACGTGCCGCTGCTCATCGGGACTACGGCCGACGAGGAAGACCTGTTCAGCTGGCTGCAGTCGGGCGGCGCGAAGCTCCTCGGCGTCGGTTCGACGATGCTGGACGCGTCCGCGGTGGACAAAGCCGTCGCGGCCTACGCCGAGCTGCTGCCGGACTGGCCGGAGGACCAGGTTCGCAACCGGGCGCTGACCGCGGGGGACTGGTGGATCCCGGCGATCCGCTTCGCCGAGAGGCAGCCGGACGCCTGGATGTACCGGCTGGACTGGCGGATCGCCCCGCGCGGCACGGGCCTGGGTGCCCCGCACGGGCTCGACCTGCCGCTGGTGTTCGACGACATCCGCAACAAGAACTGGCGGTTCCTCTTCGCCGGGCGGACGTTCCCGGCCGAGCGGCTGCAGTCGGTCGCGACGGAGATGATCGGCGCGTGGGTCCGCTTCATCGCGACCGGCGACCCGGGCTGGCCGCGCTACACGACGGCCGACCGCGTCACGCGGATCTTCGACGACGTCTCCACGACCGTCTCGGATCCGGACCGCGCCCAGCGCCTCCTCTGGATGTCATGA
- the rnhA gene encoding ribonuclease HI, translating into MDVEIYTDGACSGNPGPGGWGAVLRYGRHERELYGGEATPTTNNRMELTAPIRALESLTRPSQVRVYTDSTYVRNGIMQWLPRWKKNGWQTAARAPVKNADLWQRLDAAVGGHEVEWLWVKGHAGHPENERADRLAVRGAQEARESGKPVNAE; encoded by the coding sequence GTGGACGTGGAGATCTACACCGACGGCGCGTGCAGCGGGAACCCGGGACCGGGTGGCTGGGGCGCGGTGCTCCGCTACGGGCGGCACGAGCGCGAGCTGTACGGCGGCGAAGCCACCCCGACGACGAACAACCGGATGGAGCTGACCGCGCCGATCCGCGCGCTGGAGAGCCTGACCCGGCCGTCGCAGGTCCGCGTGTACACGGACAGCACGTACGTCCGCAACGGGATCATGCAGTGGCTGCCGCGCTGGAAGAAGAACGGCTGGCAGACGGCGGCGCGCGCACCGGTGAAGAACGCGGACCTGTGGCAGCGCCTGGACGCGGCGGTCGGCGGTCACGAGGTCGAGTGGCTGTGGGTCAAGGGCCACGCGGGGCACCCGGAGAACGAGCGAGCGGACCGGCTCGCCGTGCGCGGGGCGCAGGAAGCGCGGGAGAGCGGGAAGCCGGTCAACGCCGAATAG
- a CDS encoding MBL fold metallo-hydrolase, with product MNIVETYTGHVDPGGDATRRTLDALTITKLSVGPMDNNTYLLVCRATQEALLIDAASDPERISDLIGHGPDRPALRTVVTTHQHQDHWQALGAVAGANGANTAAHPLDASPLPVPPDFLVEHGDTLSVGQVTLSVIHLRGHTPGSIALLYRDPSGYPHLFTGDSLFPGGVGRTTSPEDFASLLDDVSSRIFDELPDETWFYPGHGDDSTLGAERPKLKEWRERGW from the coding sequence GTGAACATCGTGGAGACCTACACCGGGCACGTCGACCCGGGCGGCGACGCCACCCGGCGGACCCTGGACGCGCTGACCATCACCAAGCTGTCCGTCGGCCCGATGGACAACAACACGTACCTCCTGGTGTGCCGCGCAACGCAGGAGGCCCTCCTGATCGACGCGGCCAGCGACCCGGAGCGCATCTCGGACCTGATCGGCCACGGCCCCGACCGCCCGGCTCTTCGCACGGTCGTGACGACCCACCAGCACCAAGACCACTGGCAGGCCCTCGGCGCGGTGGCGGGGGCGAACGGCGCCAACACGGCCGCCCATCCGCTGGACGCCTCGCCGTTGCCGGTGCCGCCGGACTTCCTGGTGGAGCACGGGGACACGCTTTCGGTGGGGCAGGTCACTCTTTCGGTGATCCACCTGCGGGGGCACACGCCGGGGTCGATCGCGCTGCTGTACCGGGATCCTTCGGGGTATCCGCACCTGTTCACCGGCGACTCGCTGTTTCCGGGTGGGGTGGGGCGAACGACATCGCCGGAGGACTTCGCGTCGTTGTTGGACGATGTGTCTTCGCGGATCTTCGACGAGCTGCCGGACGAGACGTGGTTCTACCCGGGCCACGGGGACGACTCGACGCTGGGAGCGGAGCGGCCGAAGCTGAAGGAGTGGCGCGAGCGCGGCTGGTGA
- a CDS encoding glycosyl hydrolase 2 galactose-binding domain-containing protein yields the protein MSYRQRRTRILLAAAAVAVAVTGVTVPAATGQEPASATVVAAGPATAVPGFLIQTSAQVSDDSAVSKPGYDTAGWYPVGPRSTVYAGLLANGKYADPFYSTNMKNVPTADFKVPWWYRTDVTVADPTQRTYLDFSGVLSKADVWVNGTKIADKTQVNGAYQRQDLDITAQVKAGTNSVAFKVYPNDPNKDLSMGWIDWAQTPPDQNMGIVRDVLVRRSGPVALRGGHVVTKLTGLTHADLTVKADVRNDSAAAVSATVSGTVAGRPISQTVSLAAKEKKTVTFPVVGIDDPQVWWPAGMGGQPLYDLDLTASAGGTASDTSHSTFGVREVKAPVNSSGGRSYTINGRPLLIKGGGYSPDLFLRWNEQYAADKLAYVKDLGLNTVRLEGHLEPDEFFDLADRMGVLTLPGWECCDKWEGQVNGSEPGDSWTAADYPIAKASMTAEAERLRDHPSVISFLIGSDFAPDATIEKNYLDALKAADWSTPVVPAASAKSSPQLGASGMKMNGPYDYVPPNYWYDKAHSDLGGAWGFNSETSAGPDIPTMDTLKRMMSSSELDTLWKSPSTAQYHRSSSSTFANLKLFGDALAGRYGKPASLDDFVRKAQLAQYENVRAEFESHSRNFSDSSNPSTGIIYWMLNSGWTSLHWQLFDTYLDQNGSYFGAKKANEPLHIQYSYDTKSVVVVNHNHDAASNLTARVQLFNLDGTSKFDQSKTVSMGGDGAKTTALTIGSVSGLSTTYLAKLVLSDASGKEVSRNVYWLSTKADTLDWGNSDWYYTPTTSYADLSGLNSLAQVTLGSTANSTTNGDGTTTTKVTLTNGSANKVPAFFVDAHVLGAAGAPVLPVQWTDNQVTLWPGESTTLTATYRTADLKGAKPSVRVAGWNTGTKTIPADGTTGPGAPADYQAEDAALTNAATASNHAGFTGTGFVDYTNATGSAVEWTVPAAAAGPANVVLRFANGTTVNRPMDITVNGTKVASAVAFGGTGSWDTWQTVTIPVTLTAGANRIKATATTANGGPNVDKITV from the coding sequence GTGAGCTATCGGCAAAGAAGAACCCGGATCCTCCTCGCGGCGGCCGCGGTGGCCGTCGCGGTGACCGGAGTGACCGTCCCGGCGGCCACCGGGCAGGAACCGGCCAGCGCAACGGTCGTGGCCGCGGGCCCGGCCACCGCCGTCCCCGGCTTCCTGATCCAGACGTCGGCGCAGGTCAGCGACGATTCGGCGGTGTCGAAGCCCGGCTACGACACCGCCGGCTGGTACCCGGTCGGCCCGCGCTCGACCGTCTACGCCGGCCTGCTGGCCAACGGCAAGTACGCCGACCCCTTCTATTCGACGAACATGAAGAACGTGCCGACCGCGGACTTCAAGGTCCCGTGGTGGTACCGGACCGACGTCACCGTCGCCGACCCCACCCAGCGCACCTACCTCGACTTCAGCGGCGTGCTGTCCAAGGCCGACGTCTGGGTCAACGGCACGAAGATCGCGGACAAGACGCAGGTCAACGGCGCCTACCAGCGCCAGGACCTGGACATCACCGCACAGGTCAAGGCGGGCACCAACAGCGTCGCGTTCAAGGTCTACCCCAACGACCCGAACAAGGACCTGTCGATGGGCTGGATCGACTGGGCCCAGACCCCGCCGGACCAGAACATGGGCATCGTGCGGGACGTCCTCGTGCGGCGCAGCGGCCCGGTGGCGCTGCGCGGCGGGCACGTCGTCACGAAGCTGACCGGCCTCACCCACGCCGACCTGACCGTGAAGGCCGACGTCCGCAACGACTCGGCGGCGGCGGTCTCGGCGACGGTCTCCGGCACGGTCGCCGGCAGGCCGATCAGCCAGACCGTTTCCCTGGCCGCGAAGGAGAAGAAGACCGTCACGTTCCCGGTCGTCGGGATCGACGACCCGCAGGTCTGGTGGCCGGCCGGGATGGGCGGGCAGCCGCTCTACGACCTCGACCTGACCGCGAGCGCCGGCGGGACGGCGTCGGACACCTCGCACTCCACCTTCGGCGTGCGCGAGGTCAAGGCGCCGGTCAACTCCAGCGGCGGCCGATCCTACACGATCAACGGGCGCCCGCTGCTGATCAAGGGCGGCGGCTACTCGCCGGACCTGTTCCTGCGCTGGAACGAGCAGTACGCGGCGGACAAGCTCGCCTACGTCAAGGACCTCGGCCTCAACACCGTGCGCCTGGAGGGGCACCTCGAGCCGGACGAGTTCTTCGACCTCGCCGACCGGATGGGCGTGCTGACGCTGCCCGGCTGGGAGTGCTGCGACAAATGGGAGGGCCAGGTCAACGGCAGCGAGCCGGGCGACTCGTGGACGGCCGCGGACTATCCGATCGCGAAGGCGTCGATGACCGCGGAGGCCGAGCGGCTGCGCGACCACCCGAGCGTCATCTCCTTCCTCATCGGCAGCGACTTCGCGCCCGACGCGACGATCGAGAAGAACTACCTCGACGCGCTCAAGGCCGCGGACTGGTCCACCCCGGTGGTTCCGGCCGCGTCGGCGAAGTCGTCGCCGCAGCTCGGGGCGTCCGGCATGAAGATGAACGGCCCGTACGACTACGTCCCGCCGAACTACTGGTACGACAAGGCGCACAGCGACCTCGGCGGCGCGTGGGGCTTCAACTCCGAGACCAGCGCCGGGCCGGACATCCCGACGATGGACACGCTGAAGCGGATGATGTCCTCGAGCGAGCTGGACACGCTGTGGAAGAGCCCGTCGACCGCGCAGTACCACCGGTCGTCGTCCTCGACGTTCGCCAACCTGAAGCTCTTCGGCGACGCGCTGGCCGGCCGCTACGGCAAGCCGGCGAGCCTCGACGACTTCGTCCGCAAGGCGCAGCTGGCGCAGTACGAGAACGTCCGCGCCGAGTTCGAGTCGCACTCGCGGAACTTCAGCGACAGCTCGAACCCGTCGACCGGGATCATCTACTGGATGCTCAACAGCGGCTGGACGTCGCTGCACTGGCAGCTGTTCGACACCTACCTCGACCAGAACGGCTCGTACTTCGGGGCCAAGAAGGCGAACGAGCCGCTGCACATCCAGTACTCGTACGACACCAAGTCCGTGGTGGTGGTCAACCACAACCACGACGCGGCGTCGAACCTCACCGCCCGCGTGCAGCTGTTCAACCTCGACGGCACTTCGAAGTTCGACCAGTCCAAGACCGTTTCGATGGGCGGTGACGGCGCGAAGACGACCGCGCTGACCATTGGCTCGGTGAGCGGGCTGTCGACGACGTACCTGGCGAAGCTGGTCCTGAGCGACGCGTCGGGCAAGGAGGTCAGCCGCAACGTCTACTGGCTGTCCACCAAGGCCGACACGCTCGACTGGGGCAACAGCGACTGGTACTACACGCCGACGACGTCGTACGCCGACCTGTCCGGGCTCAACAGCCTGGCTCAGGTGACGCTCGGCTCGACCGCGAACTCGACCACGAACGGCGACGGCACCACGACGACCAAGGTGACGCTGACGAACGGCTCGGCGAACAAGGTGCCGGCGTTCTTCGTCGACGCGCACGTGCTCGGCGCGGCGGGCGCGCCGGTGCTGCCGGTCCAGTGGACCGACAACCAGGTCACCCTCTGGCCGGGCGAGTCGACGACGCTGACGGCGACGTACCGGACCGCGGACCTCAAGGGCGCCAAGCCGTCCGTGCGGGTCGCGGGCTGGAACACCGGGACGAAGACGATCCCGGCGGACGGCACTACCGGCCCGGGTGCCCCGGCCGACTACCAGGCCGAGGACGCGGCGCTGACGAACGCGGCCACGGCGTCGAACCACGCCGGGTTCACCGGCACCGGGTTCGTGGACTACACGAACGCGACCGGCAGCGCGGTGGAGTGGACCGTGCCCGCGGCGGCCGCGGGCCCGGCGAACGTCGTCCTGCGGTTCGCCAACGGCACCACGGTGAACCGGCCGATGGACATCACGGTGAACGGCACGAAGGTGGCGTCCGCGGTGGCGTTCGGCGGCACGGGGAGCTGGGACACCTGGCAGACGGTCACGATCCCGGTGACCCTGACCGCCGGGGCGAACCGGATCAAGGCGACCGCGACGACCGCCAACGGCGGCCCGAACGTCGACAAGATCACCGTCTAG